The genome window TCAGATTAACCGCGTAGGCAAAAAAGTAACCGGTAACAGCTCCCGTAAAAAGAGACGGTGCAAAAATGCCGCCATTGCCCCCTGATGCCAGCGTAAGTGAAGTAGCTAAGATTTTTACCGCAATAATACCGGCCAGATAGATAAGTATAACTGCCGGGACATATTTCCACTGGTGAAATAAGGAGTTGTCAAACAGGAGAACTGCTTTTTCCGAAAAAAGAAAATTAATAGAATCATATCCCTCGCCATAAAGGGGAGGGAAGATAAAGATAAGCGCGCCGAGGCTCAGCCCCCCGATTATTGCTTTGCGCCAGTAACTTTTAATTCCGGAGAATTTTTCCTCCAGGTAGAGCGTGGTGCGGGTCATATATAACGAGATAAGTCCGGTAAAAAGCCCGAGCAGTATATAAAACGGAATCGCCTGAACTTCCCATCCCGAGGTAATCAGATGGAAGGGCTGTCCTGAATAGAGAATTTTGGAAACAACCGCTGCGGTGGCGGCTGAAATAAGGAGCGGTACAAAGCTTGAAACGGTAACGCCAAAGAGAAGTGCCTCAACCGCAAAGAGCACTCCCGCAACAGGGGAGTTAAAAATAGCCGCAATACCTGCTGCCGCCCCGCAGGCGAGCATCAGGGTTTTTTGTTTATAAGAGAGCCGGAAATAATTCCCCACATTCGAACCGATTGCAGCGCCTGTTATAACAATCGGCGCCTCTAGACCAACCGAACCGCCAAAACCAACAGTCACTCCGCTGGTGAGAAGATGTGAATAGGTTTTATGCCGCTCGATTTTTGATGCCTTTTTAAAGATGGCAAAAAGGATATTGCCCACTCCTTTATCAAACACTCCGCCGTGAAAGAATCTGATATATATAGCAGTAAGCAGGATTCCGGCGAGG of Ignavibacteriales bacterium contains these proteins:
- a CDS encoding chloride channel protein is translated as MLYTTDMFSAWYLRSAAYIRTQLHAIVKNDARNVIFVAIIIGIVSGLAAVVLKSTVHFIQSLLISRKESDYGYWLFLLYPLAGILLTAIYIRFFHGGVFDKGVGNILFAIFKKASKIERHKTYSHLLTSGVTVGFGGSVGLEAPIVITGAAIGSNVGNYFRLSYKQKTLMLACGAAAGIAAIFNSPVAGVLFAVEALLFGVTVSSFVPLLISAATAAVVSKILYSGQPFHLITSGWEVQAIPFYILLGLFTGLISLYMTRTTLYLEEKFSGIKSYWRKAIIGGLSLGALIFIFPPLYGEGYDSINFLFSEKAVLLFDNSLFHQWKYVPAVILIYLAGIIAVKILATSLTLASGGNGGIFAPSLFTGAVTGYFFAYAVNLTGLVELNVVNFTAVAMAGILSGVIQAPLTAIFLIAEITGGYALIVPLMIVSAISFFFIRYFEKYSIYTKKLAEAGVIDPENKEVTAVSNINIEEIIERNFTPVSPDASLGELVEVIAHTTRNIFPVVNESGKLMGIVYLDDIREIMFNQDLYSTLFVTDMMSRSLVTWDISEPVQNAIHKFEKHNVWNIPVTREGKYDGFISKSTLFSHYRKQMSEITKM